Proteins encoded within one genomic window of Lagenorhynchus albirostris chromosome 9, mLagAlb1.1, whole genome shotgun sequence:
- the IFITM10 gene encoding interferon-induced transmembrane protein 10 → MRAGSEPQRPPCSSSGDRVGACVAVCAQGSSQCPAPLGAPASTTDGTQEARVPLDGAFWIPRPPAGSPKGCFACVSKPPALQAPVAPGPEPSASPPMAPTLFPMESKSSRTDSVRATSAPQACKHLAEKKTVTNPTAVIEVYPDTAEVNDYYLWSIFNFVYLNFCCLGFIALAYSLKVRDKKLLNDLNGAVEDAKTARLFNITSSALAASCIILVFIFLRYPLTDY, encoded by the exons ATGCGCGCGGGTTCGGAGCCCCAGCGGCCGCCGTGTTCATCCTCGGGGGATCGTGTCGGGGCCTGTGTCGCGGTGTGT GCCCAGGGCTCCAGCCAGTGCCCAGCCCCGCTGGGAGCCCCGGCCAGCACCACGGACGGCACCCAGGAAGCCCGAGTTCCCCTGGACGGGGCCTTCTGGATCCCGAGGCCCCCGGCGGGGTCGCCCAAGGGCTGCTTCGCCTGCGTGTCCAAGCCCCCCgccctgcaggctccagtggCCCCCGGGCCTGAGCCCTCAGCCTCACCCCCCATGGCACCCACCCTGTTCCCCATGGAGTCTAAGAGCAGCAGGACAGACAGCGTGCGGGCCACCAGCGCCCCCCAGGCCTGCAAGCACCTAGCAGAGAAGAAGACCGTGACGAACCCCACGGCGGTCATCGAGGTCTATCCCGACACCGCGGAGGTGAACGACTACTACCTGTGGTCCATCTTCAACTTCGTCTACCTCAACTTCTGCTGCCTGGGTTTCATCGCCCTGGCCTACTCCCTCAAA GTTCGGGACAAGAAACTTCTCAACGACCTGAACGGGGCAGTGGAGGACGCCAAGACTGCTCGGCTGTTCAACATCACCAGCTCTGCCCTGGCGGCCTCCTGCATCATCCTCGTCTTCATCTTCCTGCGGTACCCGCTCACCGACTACTGA
- the CTSD gene encoding cathepsin D translates to MQTPCLLLLLALGLLAAPAAALVRIPLHKFTSIRRTMSEMGGPMEDLIAKGPISKYSQGVPTVTQGPIPEILKNYMDAQYYGEIGIGTPPQCFTVVFDTGSSNLWVPSIHCKLLDIACWTHHKYNSGKSSTYVKNGTSFDIHYGSGSLSGYLSQDTVSVPCKSGLSSLGSIKVERQTFGEATKQPGITFIAAKFDGILGMAYPRISVNSVVPVFDNLMQQKLVDKNIFSFYLNRDPNAQPGGELMLGGTDPKYYKGSLIYHNVTRMAYWQVHMDQVDVGSSLTLCKGGCEAIVDTGTSLIVGPVEEVRELQKAIGAVPLIQGEYMIPCEKVSSLPKVTVKLGAKDYTLSPEDYTLKVSQAGRTMCLSGFMGMDIPPPGGPLWILGDVFIGRYYAVFDRDQNRVGLAEAARP, encoded by the exons ATGCAGACCCcctgcctgctgctgctgctcgcCCTCGGCCTGCTGGCCGCGCCCGCCGCCGCGCTCGTCAG GATTCCACTGCACAAGTTCACATCCATCCGCCGGACCATGTCGGAAATGGGGGGCCCCATGGAAGACCTGATCGCCAAGGGCCCCATTTCAAAATACTCCCAGGGGGTGCCCACTGTGACCCAGGGGCCCATTCCTGAGATTCTCAAGAACTACATGGAT GCCCAGTACTATGGGGAGATCGGCATCGGGACGCCCCCGCAGTGCTTCACGGTGGTCTTCGACACCGGCTCTTCCAATCTGTGGGTCCCGTCTATCCACTGCAAGCTGCTGGACATCGCCTGCT GGACCCACCACAAGTACAACAGTGGCAAGTCCAGCACGTACGTGAAGAACGGCACATCCTTCGACATCCACTACGGCTCAGGCAGCCTGTCCGGGTACCTGAGCCAGGACACCGTGTCG GTGCCCTGCAAATCAGGGCTGTCGAGCCTGGGCAGCATCAAGGTGGAGAGGCAGACCTTCGGGGAGGCCACCAAGCAGCCGGGCATCACCTTCATCGCAGCCAAGTTTGACGGCATCCTGGGCATGGCCTACCCCCGCATCTCCGTGAACAGCGTGGTGCCTGTCTTTGACAACCTGATGCAGCAGAAGCTGGTGGACAAGAACATCTTCTCCTTCTACCTGAACAG gGACCCAAATGCACAGCCCGGGGGTGAGCTGATGCTGGGCGGCACCGACCCCAAGTACTACAAGGGCTCGCTCATCTACCACAACGTCACACGCATGGCCTACTGGCAGGTCCACATGGACCA GGTAGATGTGGGCAGCAGCCTGACCTTGTGTAAGGGGGGCTGTGAGGCCATCGTGGACACGGGCACCTCCCTCATCGTGGGCCCCGTGGAGGAGGTGCGGGAGCTGCAGAAAGCCATTGGGGCCGTGCCGCTGATCCAGGGCGAG TACATGATCCCCTGCGAGAAGGTGTCcagcctgcccaaggtcaccgtGAAGCTGGGGGCTAAAGACTACACGCTGTCCCCGGAGGACTACACGCTCAAg GTGTCGCAGGCTGGGAGGACCATGTGCCTAAGCGGCTTCATGGGCATGGACATCCCCCCGCCCGGCGGGCCGCTCTGGATCCTGGGCGACGTGTTCATCGGCCGCTACTACGCCGTGTTCGACCGGGACCAGAACCGGGTGGGCCTGGCCGAGGCTGCCAGGCCATAG